One Aneurinibacillus migulanus genomic window, AGATACCATCGATGCTTTTTCCCTTGACACTGTAGACCAGGCAATTCTCCGAGTAGAAGAACTTATTTCGGAGCGGAGCGTTATTATCGGAGAGAAAGAAAAAGCTGTTCAGACGATGTATCAGCAGTGGAAACAATTGCTAAAAGGCTGATAATAATGCTGGAAACCTGCTTGATTCGGGCAGGTTTTTCTTTTTCTGCACGTTTCGTTTTCTGATTAATAGCGACATTTACCATTGGGTAGTGTAAAATAAAAAGTAGACGAAAAGCAGGGAGGACGTTGGCGTGTTAATACGGTCGTTTCGTTTGGGAGATTATGTACACATCACACGCATCTGGCAGGAAACAGGATTGGAACAGACAGAAACAGAGACGCTCGACGCACTGGCTAAACAATTGGCCTGGGATAGCGATCTCGTTATGATTGCAGAGCATGAGGGAGAAGTAGCCGGAGTTATCGTAGGAACTATTGATGGAACACGCGGTTACTTTTACCGGTTGGCAGTTAATCCGGGGCTGCAGGGCATGGGCATCGGTCGCAAGCTGGTGGAAGCGCTTGAGAAGCGTTTTAAAGAAAGAGGCGTCACGAGAGTATTTATTATGGTAAATCAAGATAATAAGAAGGTCCTTCCTTTCTATAGCTTGCTTGGATATGAAGTGAAGGAATATATTACATTATCTAAGAAGTTAACACCTAATACGGATACAGAATAAGAGGCGCTTGCTTCTTTTGCGCTAAAAAGGGGAAAATAAGCGTGAAGGAGTGTTCGTATACATTATATGAGAAGGAAGGAGAGCGTGATGACGTCACCCGGAACCCCGCTTCGCATCGAAAGTTATAAGCATGATCAATCGTTTCACCGCTCATGGGACAAAACGCTGATGCTTCATTTGAGTGATGCGGTTCTCATTGGCGGAAACGATAACGTCCGAGTTACCGAATCGGACGGACGGGAGTGGCGAACGCGCGAACCAGCGATATGTACGTTTGGCCGCGGACAGTGGTTTAATACGATTGCAATGATTCGAACAGATGGAGTTTATTACTACTGCAATATCGGCTCGCCGTTTTCTTTGCGTAATGATTTGGTCACGTACATAGACTACGACCTTGATGTGAAGGTCTATCCGGATATGAGTTATACCATCCTGGATAAAGAAGAGTTCGCGCTGCATAGCCGGCGAATGCAATATCCTCAAGATGTAATCGATATGGTGTATAAGGGAGTACAGGAAGTCGTCACCTGGATTCAAGAGAGAAGAGGACCCTTCCATCCCGGTTTTGTCGATCGTTGGTACGAGCGGTATCTGCATTTACGAAATCCATGAGACTCCTTTTCGTGATGAAAGGGAGTTTTTTATTCAGCCGCAA contains:
- a CDS encoding GNAT family N-acetyltransferase; translated protein: MLIRSFRLGDYVHITRIWQETGLEQTETETLDALAKQLAWDSDLVMIAEHEGEVAGVIVGTIDGTRGYFYRLAVNPGLQGMGIGRKLVEALEKRFKERGVTRVFIMVNQDNKKVLPFYSLLGYEVKEYITLSKKLTPNTDTE
- a CDS encoding DUF402 domain-containing protein, translated to MMTSPGTPLRIESYKHDQSFHRSWDKTLMLHLSDAVLIGGNDNVRVTESDGREWRTREPAICTFGRGQWFNTIAMIRTDGVYYYCNIGSPFSLRNDLVTYIDYDLDVKVYPDMSYTILDKEEFALHSRRMQYPQDVIDMVYKGVQEVVTWIQERRGPFHPGFVDRWYERYLHLRNP